A region from the Janthinobacterium agaricidamnosum genome encodes:
- a CDS encoding EI24 domain-containing protein codes for MRNVLNSYGRAFLSQLHGRILLLSIAPFILSLILWGALLYVGLQPLIDGLHALFTQYDFFRTSGQVLATFGLGMLKAVIVPLIAMFMLLPLMILTALIFMGLFAMPAIGRHIGGRHFPQLEKKHGGSMLGSVATSLATFLLFIIVWVLMLPLYAFPPAALVGQAVLWGWLTYRVMAYDAMADYASVEERHAIMRTQRWPLLAIGMVSGAAGAVPGMLWMGGVMSVVFFPFLAAFAIWLYVLIFIFTGLWFQYYCLEALARLRGVRGMTDVAPADA; via the coding sequence ATGCGTAATGTGCTGAATTCGTATGGCCGTGCCTTCCTGTCGCAATTGCACGGCAGGATATTGCTGTTGAGCATAGCGCCGTTCATCCTGTCGCTGATCCTGTGGGGCGCCCTGCTGTATGTGGGCTTGCAGCCGCTGATCGACGGCCTGCATGCGCTGTTTACGCAATATGACTTCTTCCGCACCAGCGGCCAGGTGTTGGCCACCTTTGGCCTGGGCATGCTGAAAGCCGTGATCGTGCCCCTGATCGCCATGTTCATGCTGTTGCCGCTGATGATCTTGACGGCGCTGATCTTCATGGGCCTGTTCGCCATGCCGGCCATCGGCCGGCATATCGGCGGGCGGCATTTTCCGCAGCTGGAAAAGAAGCATGGCGGCAGCATGCTGGGCAGCGTCGCCACCTCGCTGGCGACGTTCCTGCTGTTCATCATCGTCTGGGTGCTCATGCTGCCCCTGTACGCGTTTCCGCCGGCCGCGCTGGTGGGGCAAGCCGTGCTGTGGGGCTGGCTGACCTACCGCGTGATGGCGTATGACGCCATGGCCGATTACGCCAGCGTGGAAGAGCGCCACGCCATCATGCGCACGCAGCGCTGGCCGCTGCTGGCCATCGGCATGGTCTCCGGCGCGGCCGGCGCCGTGCCGGGCATGCTGTGGATGGGCGGCGTGATGTCGGTGGTGTTCTTCCCCTTCCTGGCGGCGTTCGCCATCTGGCTGTACGTGCTGATCTTTATCTTTACGGGTCTGTGGTTCCAGTATTACTGCCTGGAAGCACTGGCGCGTTTGCGGGGCGTACGCGGCATGACCGACGTGGCGCCGGCGGACGCTTGA
- a CDS encoding competence/damage-inducible protein A has translation MAIGLIIIGDEILSGKRTDQHFPKVVSMLKQRGLQLSWAEYVGDEPARLVALLQRSFASGDIVFSFGGIGATPDDHTRQAAADALGLPLVLHPQGKLNIQQRITEMGEEAGVPADLNSPENLHRLKMAEFVQGAELIPNPYNKIAGFAVREHYFVPGFPVMSWPMIEWVLDTHYAHLFNQVPHAEHALLVYETAESLLTPLMVRLEAEFPLIKVFSLPSVGDAQTRRHIELGVKGEPAQAAAAFAEMRAALDTLQAEYTTI, from the coding sequence ATGGCTATCGGATTGATCATCATTGGCGACGAAATCCTGTCGGGCAAGCGCACGGACCAGCATTTTCCGAAAGTCGTGAGCATGCTCAAGCAGCGCGGCTTGCAGCTGAGTTGGGCGGAATACGTGGGCGACGAGCCGGCCCGCCTGGTCGCCTTGCTCCAGCGCAGCTTTGCCAGCGGCGACATCGTCTTCAGCTTTGGCGGCATCGGCGCCACGCCGGACGACCATACGCGCCAGGCGGCCGCCGATGCGCTGGGCTTGCCGCTGGTGCTGCATCCACAGGGCAAGCTCAATATCCAGCAACGGATCACGGAAATGGGCGAGGAGGCGGGCGTGCCGGCCGATTTGAACTCGCCGGAAAACCTGCACCGCCTGAAAATGGCGGAATTCGTGCAGGGCGCCGAGCTGATTCCGAATCCGTACAACAAGATTGCCGGTTTTGCCGTGCGCGAACATTATTTCGTGCCGGGCTTTCCCGTCATGTCCTGGCCCATGATCGAATGGGTGCTCGATACGCATTACGCCCACCTGTTCAACCAGGTGCCGCACGCGGAACATGCCTTGCTCGTGTATGAAACGGCCGAATCCTTGCTCACGCCGCTGATGGTGCGCCTGGAAGCGGAGTTTCCGCTGATCAAGGTGTTCAGCCTGCCCAGCGTGGGCGATGCGCAGACGCGCCGGCATATCGAACTGGGCGTCAAGGGCGAGCCCGCGCAAGCGGCGGCTGCCTTTGCCGAGATGCGCGCCGCACTCGATACCTTGCAGGCGGAATACACCACCATCTGA
- a CDS encoding transglycosylase domain-containing protein — protein sequence MKDTGVNLAAQERPPSDPAPEAPPPASPPKKRRSRIWPIFAIILLALIAGVAWFVMREVRTSALQAEFFTRLDRQLAFKVEPGPAPAGAIRYPQHGPYDERLGYASLPDFITKLNARDYAVTAQARMSPKMVQLVDRGIFATYHEKNRAGLTILDCRAAPLFAASYPERMFDGFAEAPPALVQSLLFIENRELLDPGTPKRNPAVEWDRLSKAILDKALNLFGGHRGGGGSTLATQIEKYRHSEDGRTSSMQDKLLQMISASLRSYQDGENTMEARRKIVVNYLNTVPLSAKSGFGEVNGIGDGMWVWYGRPFAEVKTLLSGKMDQPGSALAYKQALSLLIAQRRPSHYLVAGGADLEELTNSHLRLLAQAGVISPQLRDAAIAEKLRPSTASGVQSEASTSFVTRKASNAVRNHLATMLGDPRLYNLDRLDLKVVSTLDAQAQNAVTKVLRELRDPEVAKAAGLTGKGMLGNGDPANVVYSFTLLQKGEQANLLRVQTDNFDQPLDINEGAKLDLGSTAKLRTLVTYLDIIDQLHQRYSGMGAAELGKIAVDPKDMLSQWAIAYLKPLPLGEARNLPAMLAAAMERKYSGNPGEGFFTGGGLHHFGNFSKLDDSRIMTVQQALRQSTNLVFVRLMRDVARYYMFSRPDSSASLLADADDPRRAQYLSRFADKEGREFLHRFYQKYRGKSVDEQEKILLASIRPTPVRLANIFRTVNPKGTVAEFGDFLNANLPSQNEVPPERVAKMYQQYAMENWSLADRGYLANVHPLELWMVAYLRQHEGSTLTQMVAASEKERQEVYKWLFNTHRKHAQDRRIANLLEVEGFLEIHRQWKKMGYPFDSLVPSYATTLGASADRPAALAELMGIIINDGVRKPSVRIDSMHFAANTPYDTMVKRGSKVEAEQVLSPDVAKAVAKAIREVVSDGTAKRAKTAFVGADGVPIPMGGKTGTGDQRFDVYGAGGRLIESRYVNRSATFVFNIGERFYGSMTAYVRGPESKNYDFTSALPVQLLVSLAPSLMPLIEPPAPAEGVAKQCTN from the coding sequence ATGAAAGACACAGGCGTCAATCTGGCCGCGCAAGAGCGGCCCCCCTCTGATCCAGCTCCCGAGGCGCCGCCGCCGGCGAGCCCGCCGAAGAAGCGTCGTTCGCGCATCTGGCCGATCTTTGCCATCATCTTGCTGGCGCTGATCGCCGGCGTGGCGTGGTTCGTCATGCGCGAAGTGCGCACGTCGGCCCTGCAGGCAGAGTTTTTCACGCGCCTGGACCGCCAGCTGGCGTTCAAGGTCGAGCCTGGCCCTGCACCGGCGGGCGCCATCCGCTATCCGCAGCACGGCCCGTATGACGAGCGGCTCGGCTATGCCAGCTTGCCCGACTTCATTACCAAACTCAATGCGCGCGACTACGCCGTCACGGCGCAGGCGCGCATGTCGCCGAAAATGGTGCAACTGGTCGACCGGGGCATCTTTGCCACCTATCACGAGAAAAACCGCGCGGGCCTGACCATCCTCGATTGCCGCGCCGCGCCGCTGTTCGCGGCCAGCTATCCCGAGCGCATGTTCGACGGCTTTGCCGAAGCGCCGCCGGCGCTCGTGCAAAGCTTGCTGTTCATCGAAAACCGCGAATTGCTCGACCCGGGCACGCCCAAGCGCAATCCCGCCGTGGAATGGGACCGTCTGAGCAAGGCGATCCTCGACAAGGCGCTGAACCTGTTCGGCGGCCACCGTGGTGGCGGCGGCAGTACGCTGGCCACGCAGATCGAAAAATACCGGCATTCGGAAGACGGGCGCACCAGTTCCATGCAGGACAAGCTGCTGCAGATGATTTCGGCCAGCCTGCGCTCGTACCAGGATGGCGAAAACACCATGGAAGCGCGGCGCAAGATCGTCGTCAATTACCTCAATACCGTGCCGCTGTCGGCAAAGAGCGGCTTTGGCGAAGTCAACGGCATCGGCGACGGCATGTGGGTCTGGTATGGCCGTCCGTTTGCCGAAGTGAAAACCTTGCTTAGTGGAAAAATGGACCAGCCGGGCAGCGCGCTGGCCTACAAGCAGGCGCTGAGCCTGCTGATCGCGCAGCGCCGTCCTTCCCATTATCTGGTGGCCGGCGGCGCCGACCTGGAAGAATTGACCAACAGCCATCTGCGTTTGCTGGCGCAGGCGGGCGTGATTTCGCCGCAGCTGCGCGATGCGGCCATCGCCGAGAAGCTGCGTCCGTCGACGGCGTCCGGCGTGCAATCGGAAGCGTCGACCTCGTTCGTTACGCGCAAGGCCTCGAATGCCGTGCGCAACCACCTGGCCACCATGCTCGGCGATCCGCGTTTGTACAACCTCGACCGCCTTGACCTGAAAGTGGTCAGCACGCTCGACGCGCAGGCGCAAAACGCCGTCACCAAGGTCTTGCGCGAGTTGCGCGACCCGGAAGTGGCGAAAGCGGCCGGCCTGACGGGCAAGGGCATGCTGGGCAATGGCGACCCCGCCAACGTGGTCTACAGTTTTACCTTGCTGCAAAAGGGCGAGCAGGCCAACTTGCTGCGCGTGCAAACGGATAACTTTGACCAGCCGCTCGACATCAACGAAGGCGCCAAGCTGGACCTCGGTTCCACGGCCAAGCTGCGCACCCTGGTCACGTACCTGGACATCATCGACCAGCTGCACCAGCGCTACAGCGGCATGGGCGCCGCCGAGCTGGGCAAGATTGCCGTCGATCCGAAGGACATGCTGTCGCAGTGGGCGATTGCTTACCTGAAACCTTTGCCTCTCGGCGAAGCGCGCAACCTGCCGGCCATGCTGGCGGCCGCCATGGAACGCAAATATTCGGGCAACCCGGGCGAAGGCTTCTTCACGGGCGGCGGCTTGCACCATTTCGGCAACTTCTCCAAGCTCGACGACAGCCGCATCATGACGGTGCAGCAGGCGCTGCGCCAGTCGACCAACCTGGTGTTCGTGCGCCTGATGCGCGACGTGGCCCGCTACTACATGTTCTCGCGCCCCGATTCTTCGGCCTCGCTGCTGGCGGACGCGGACGATCCGCGCCGTGCGCAGTACCTGAGCCGCTTTGCCGACAAGGAAGGGCGCGAATTCCTGCACCGCTTCTATCAGAAGTACCGCGGCAAGAGCGTTGACGAGCAGGAAAAGATTTTATTGGCCAGCATCCGCCCGACGCCCGTGCGCCTGGCGAATATCTTCCGCACCGTCAATCCGAAGGGCACGGTGGCGGAATTCGGCGATTTCCTCAACGCCAACCTGCCGTCGCAAAACGAAGTGCCGCCCGAGCGCGTCGCCAAGATGTACCAGCAGTACGCGATGGAAAACTGGTCGCTGGCCGACCGCGGCTACCTTGCCAATGTGCATCCGCTGGAACTGTGGATGGTGGCGTATCTGCGCCAGCATGAAGGTTCCACCCTGACGCAGATGGTGGCGGCCAGCGAAAAGGAACGCCAGGAAGTCTACAAATGGCTGTTCAACACGCACCGCAAGCATGCGCAGGACCGCCGCATCGCCAACTTGCTGGAAGTGGAAGGGTTCCTGGAAATCCACCGCCAGTGGAAGAAGATGGGCTACCCGTTTGATTCGCTGGTGCCGTCGTATGCGACCACCCTGGGCGCGTCGGCCGACCGGCCCGCTGCGCTGGCCGAATTGATGGGCATCATCATCAACGATGGCGTGCGCAAGCCGAGCGTGCGCATCGATTCCATGCATTTCGCCGCCAACACGCCGTACGACACCATGGTCAAGCGGGGCAGCAAGGTGGAGGCGGAGCAAGTGCTCTCGCCGGACGTGGCCAAGGCCGTGGCCAAGGCCATCCGCGAAGTCGTGTCGGACGGTACGGCGAAACGGGCGAAGACGGCATTCGTCGGCGCCGACGGCGTGCCGATCCCGATGGGCGGCAAGACGGGTACGGGCGACCAGCGTTTCGACGTGTATGGCGCCGGCGGCCGCCTGATCGAGTCGCGCTATGTGAACCGCTCGGCGACATTTGTGTTCAATATCGGCGAGCGCTTCTACGGCAGCATGACGGCGTATGTGCGCGGACCGGAATCGAAGAACTACGATTTCACCAGCGCCTTGCCCGTGCAACTGCTGGTGTCGCTGGCGCCGAGCTTGATGCCGCTGATCGAGCCGCCTGCGCCAGCCGAGGGCGTGGCGAAACAGTGCACGAATTAA
- a CDS encoding glutathione S-transferase family protein has protein sequence MLKILGKAASINVRKVLWTCEELDLPYEREDWGSGFRSTDDPAFLALNPNAMVPVLVDGDLVLWESNTICRYLCAQAGRDDLLPSTPRARAEVEKWMDWQMGDLNNSWRYAFMSLVRHSPAHQDAAQLAAGIAGWNKMMGVLEQQLQRTGAFVCGEAFTLADIVLGLSVKRWLMAPMQRPAYPAIAAYHARMEDKTAMFVG, from the coding sequence ATGCTGAAAATTCTTGGAAAAGCCGCCTCGATCAATGTCCGCAAAGTCCTGTGGACGTGCGAGGAACTCGACCTGCCCTACGAACGCGAAGACTGGGGCAGCGGCTTTCGCAGTACCGACGACCCGGCCTTCCTGGCCCTGAACCCGAACGCCATGGTGCCCGTGCTGGTGGACGGCGACCTGGTGCTGTGGGAATCGAACACGATCTGCCGCTACCTGTGCGCCCAGGCGGGCCGCGACGACTTGCTTCCAAGCACGCCACGCGCCCGCGCGGAAGTGGAAAAATGGATGGATTGGCAGATGGGCGATTTGAACAACAGCTGGCGCTACGCCTTCATGTCGCTAGTGCGCCACAGCCCGGCCCACCAGGATGCGGCGCAGCTGGCGGCCGGTATTGCCGGATGGAACAAGATGATGGGCGTGCTGGAACAGCAGCTGCAGCGCACGGGCGCATTCGTCTGCGGCGAAGCGTTCACCCTGGCCGATATCGTGCTGGGCCTGTCCGTCAAGCGCTGGCTGATGGCCCCGATGCAACGTCCAGCGTATCCGGCCATTGCCGCCTATCACGCGCGCATGGAAGATAAAACGGCCATGTTTGTCGGCTAA